The Lasioglossum baleicum chromosome 15, iyLasBale1, whole genome shotgun sequence genomic interval ATAATCTCGTATTTTACACCAGTACATCAAATTACAACATAATCTtagaaaataacaaattttaacactttatAAGATAGAAAATGGGTTGATGTTTACACCAAAAGTTCCCTTTGAAAATTCTAAATGATTTTCTTATTGTTCCAGGTAAACACGCGAAATAATGTTTCAAATCGGGTGGCCACGGACACCATACGATTTCGAAAAACTCCGGAGCTAATTTTACGAACTGGGAGTTACACTACGGCCAGTTTACGCAAGAGCGATGGATTTGTTAATTTCCGATACCGTCCACCGGAGAACACTTCGAGTACATTTCATATCTTTCCCTGTGGCGGTGGCATTGTCAAAGCGAAGTTAACTGCGCCAGGAATATTAAGGGTAATAACTGTTCAATTAATTTCTATTCGCGTAAACCATTATCTACAATGATGCTTGATATTAAGATATTAAGACTTTATatggaaaaatgggaatatCTTTCCCGATATTTTCCGCTTTCTGTAGTGAAGTACGAATACTACAAATAATCTACATTTATAGGAAAAGGAAGTAGTAGGGTATGCATCGTTAAGGGTACCACTTTTAACTTCAGGAAAAGCATACACATTGCGAATATCCGCTACACCGCAAGAGTTAGCACGAGTGTTTGCTATCAAGGTATTAGCTACACAGGAATCGTCTACGATATTTCCACAGGTATGTTCTTAGTCATTAAACAGAACTGAGAGCGTAAAAACAATTTCCGAGTACGCAGAAAAGAAAAGAGATAAAAAACTGCATGAATATCCGAAGGAAAGCCCATGCATATTACGTGTCTGTAAATGACTCATTCGTTATAATAACGTTACAATAACTAAACGTTTTACAGTCATTCAAATACatgttacagtaaagtcgcgtttactgtccaacagcctgtgttctgcacggacataccgacatcatttttttatgactgtgtCTACCATCTTATTGTACCATCAGAATCCCATGAGATCTGAATACATTCAATcctgttattattataaaggAATATGTCTTGAAAATGCTACACGGAATAGCCCCGTTAATATTTTTAGTGTGTTCACAGAAATCTTGCCTATTTCATTCGTACAAACAGTCAGAGTtactaataattattatcaGTCACTAGATAATGAAGTTTGCACCTTGCACTATATTTTAGTTCGCTTCTGAacgaataaattaatattcagcgTACGATTAATTTCATGACAATCGTTTCTAAGTAAATCAAAAGCGCCGGTTGTGAGAATCGTGGCAGTCAACGTATTgagaaaaaggtaatcattggacAATGTGAACCTTGTATTTAGATACCATCGAGAAGTACGCCACGCGAGTACAGATCCTTAAGAACCTGCCACGGCGTGACAATAGGAGTGGAATCGGCGGGTGCAGCAAAGTATTGCATCCTGGTGCGGGAATTGCGAAGTTCCTCGTTGTTGGCCAGCGTCACTACAATTCCGGACCAATGTGGTCTTCATCGTCGACGACGTTCCGAGTATACGTTCGAAGTTTGCGAAGAAAGACTAAGTCCGCCAAAGGATCGCGCGCTTCCTTTCACCTTAACGCGCATGCAGCCAGGGAAAGCGTATCTCTTGCAAGTCACTGCACAACTAAAGGGTCAATCGTTATCTTATCCTTTGCTAGGGGTACGCACACGACGTGCCTGTGCACGTCGTTCCGAAAGTTCCCAGGAAACAAATAAAACCGACCAATGATAAATGTTGACTTCCCAGCCACTCGGTGTGCAGAATTTTTCTGTTCGCTGGTTTGGTACAAATCAAATGTCGTTTCCGTAGCATTAGATTTGCAAAGCCTGTCGATTTTATAATAGAAATCATGAGTATTATTTTTGGCTATACACGCGAGGGGGTTGGGCAAAATCAGAGAAACATGTCGGATACAAAGAAAATTAAAGGGGTAGCTTCATCTGGTAGTTTGAGTGAATCAACaaaagcaattaaaaataaCGTAGATGCAGTTTACAATGAATAAGAAACCTATACTCTTTTCTTACTCTTTCAATATAGACAACTTAAATGTGATGCAATGAAATCGCCACCTTTATGTGCCAAAGTGAACAAATAAATACTAAGTATATCTATTAAGCAGATTTAAAGGAAGagtatattttatacatttgttaCTAAATGGCCactatacaattttctaaacgcAAAACACGACTTATATTATAGTGTTTCCACTATTTTGTCCAACCCTTATATACGTTGACTTCGATTCGTGCGAAGATCATGATCAATCATCCCCCATATATTATTTGTATATAGTACATTTTTTATACCTATTtcagtaaatatatatatgtatacatagtacTAAATCTCTAGTACTAAATAAAACTTTAACCATACGTAGTGTTCCAAGTAAATATCgtataattcattaaaattattaccaaacagTTCTGTACATTTTTCTCgcagattaattaattttattgttccaCACTTACAAAAACGGCGAGGTAAATAAATGAATCTTCTTGTTAAACAGTTGGACACCAATGGTACATACTTCATGATAACTAAAGCAGACCTGATGTTATAAAAATTACTATATGCCGCTAATCTAGCGGTTTAAAATCTAGATTTGCAAGCGATCGTGATTCGATCAGATTTACCTGAAATTTGCATTTCTTCCCTATTTTAAGATACATCTGTTCTTATAGAATTTTATTATAAGGAATCACACACTAATGTGGTTTTGTCTCTACGCAGTGAAAAAGAAAACGTACCAAACTTTCGCGAACACTTGCGAGTATCTATAAAGATAAATGTTCCTGCCATTTCCACGTTCTTATCTATAAATGCTAGTTACACGTTCATGCTGTACATACAACATAATAGAGAAGTCGTGAAACCTTCATCATTTAATGTGAATGTATTTGGTACACATGTATCcgccataaatgcattaaatcggTAATTTACTAGTAGGATATACATTTATAATTCCTGTATAACCAATTAAAAAATGCCTCGTATCTATATTGTATAGTATTACAATAAGTATATTGTCCGCATGTAAACGAATATATTcccagtaagcaaaatgctcgattttgAACGGGTATCTACGCACGCATATGTCCGGCAGAAAGACCGGGAATCTGCCCGGCCCGGCTCCAGCACAAGCTGCTCGgccaggcctggctgactgggttcTTTCTTTGATAAATCTGATAAGCACTAGTGTCATTCCCTGAAAAAAAGAACAATAACAAAAGTCTCATGTAAAAGTTCACTTTAGAACATGTAGACAAGATAATGTACGAAACTATATTATACCACAACTGATCAGACGTCCGCGTACAATTCTATCGGGCAATATCGTGCCCCGATACTTTTGCACACCATTGTATATCTACTGTATAGTTACGAGTAGTTGTGACATAATTTTTATAtcgcatatacatatacaaaaaaaaagtttattttaatTGTATGTTATACAATGTATACTGTATAGTTGTAAGGTCTTATAATAAACAAATGACTGTAATGTAAGTAGCCATCGTAAATGTAACATAAAACAAAGTAATAAAGATATTTCCGAGAACGCGCGTTTTAGTTTCACCGAATAttacatttcaacttcaattaggGTTCTAAGCTTTCCGCCAGGCGAACTCGGCGGTTCCGTTTGCAGTAGGGCAATGGCTTCTAATGAAAGACTTTTCCGATTTTGTCCTGGGCAATTCGATAGCTCTCGCAAAGTGACCGCAGTATACAACGACAACCTTGCACCGTAGGGGTCCAATATCTTGGTAGTTTCTATAATCCGTTTGCATAGTTCAATTTTCCTTGGATCACTCCGGGGTAGCAACTGAATCAATGAGTGGCTGACACTGATGCACAGCTGATGATTAGGATGCAATAATGTGGTAAGCCTGAAATATCGAACATATAAGACAGCATTTAACTATTTCATACTTCATTGAGGTAATTCTAGCGCTGTCTGACAAAAGACTTTACCGAGAAAGGAGCTCGTTCAGCGAGCCTTTCGTCGCTTTGCTCATAGCATCGTCGACATCATCTTCCAATTTACCAATGAACTCTGTCACCTCTGCAACTGTTAAAGTCCCAGGACACGATTGGCATTTCCATTCTGAATCGAAATCTAGCGGATGCTTGGGTAAAATGAAACTGTTGTCCTGGGGGCATATTAAAGTGCCAAGGTGCGTACCCAATTCGGTTGGATCGGAGCATCGTTTGCAGTGgcatgaaaaatattttgtatctCGGAGGTGAGCTCTTCGGGTGAACGTTGCCCAAAGTGCGTGCGTGTACATTGTACTCAGGTGCTCCCCTCTAAAAAGTAGAAATGTATATGTACGATTCAAATAGACTAAAACTTTTGTTATACAAAGAACATGCAGGCATACGTTGTTTTACTATTTATCAAATGAACATACTTTTTGATAGAGCAAAGGGCTGACACCGTGATACGAGGTCTCCCCTTATCATCGATCTTAAAAGTATGCCTTGTGTTAGCCAGACAGGAGTGCTCCAGCAGGCACGCTGTTTCGTAAATAGCCACTGAGCCCTCAGGTGGGTTCGTTTCCAGGGCGTTTACATCTATTAAGCCACAAATTTTTCCTATGACATCCTTGCATTCCGGTTTTTCTGACAGAAGGCGTTGTATATGGTGACTTACTTTCATCACCTCATCGTACGCGATTGTTCCCTCACCGCGGGACTCTTCGTGGCTTTGTAATTTTTCTAAAGCCGTCCAATGTTTCGACTTCTTCATCCACAATATGCACATACGGATAACTAAAAGAACCTCGCATCTGCAATAAAGAACAACGATTACATAAATGGAACAACTCACGTTGACCACCGAATCAGCAAGCATATCATTCCATAAAATCGAGAGTATTCAATGAAACGGagatttaaaaatttgaatatatgATGTTCATTACTCCTTCGACTTTCAAGGAACTATATCAaagaaacaattatttttaaaatatagacAATACTTTCATCACCCACATATACGTAACGCGACAACAAAAGTATTAATGTTACATCAATGATGAAAAGAATACAGTATACTTTAAGGGCAAAGGtatatttaagaaaataatcACTTGTATACATTTACGTCGGACATGCTGcatgtttttttattttgaaaatgattttcttttcgttttttaACACGCCATCggcattttcgggttctcgcacaccgctAGCTGTGCTCTATCCATTAAGCTAGAAGGCTTTTAACGTTATTAGGCACCTGCATAGATCTCTTTATAGATAACTAACTTTATAAATAACATTGTAGATAACTTAAACTAGACGACATTATTGATAACAGGGATACATCCCAGCCGCTGTCACGAGCCGCTGTCCGAGTAAGCAGATATTTACGAACAACTATTCTTCTGGTGATAGTGACTCAATGTAATTAAATTCTTTGATGTTCCCTTTAATCTTCATTAAGCTCTGATTCACCTGTCGATCGCTAACTCGCATGTTACTTTGCTTGTTACAGATTAACATCGCTCCACGGGTCTTAAACTTTTAATGCGCGCAtagaaaaattttgaacatTTGGTAAGTGTGCTTCAAATACATTATTTGTAAATGTCCATGGTAAAGTTTCTTACCACTTCTGATTGAGATTACCGTCAACTCAATCAACTTGGCAATTAATTACATTTCTTATATTGATTGTAAACGCAAAGGATTAGTTTTGTACCGCAAAAAAATGGCCCGCGGCAGGGTTAGACACTTAAGGTGGTATGTATTCTTGTTTTCGAAGCTGTTTTTTCACCAACTTTTGCAAGAATATGCTAAAACCGAAtgcttaaaaatgaaaaaccagaaTGTATCCCCTTACACGGTCAATGAACAATTTTACAAACCTAGGAACAATCTTCGCCTTTACCAGCAACGAACACTCCTGACCGTGTCTATGCTTATCGCGAAGTCCTGGACAGTCTGATTCGCATGCAGGCCAAAGGCAGATGTAACACCTTGAATCAGCGGATGTGCATTTTTTGCCACAACCGACGCAGACTCTTTGATCCATGTGCAACGCCGGACCCCAAACCAAAGGTGATTCTGTCACGATCAGATCACCGGGACTTAAGTCCCTTGACGCTAATAAATGTCGTCCGAGTTCAGAATTCTCATGAATTTCCCATGCCTGACAAACTGACCGGTGGTTAGGCCAATCTTGTCGCTGATGATCTTTGCTGCAATAAACTTGTTGCTTGCAACTGCTGCATCGGAGAGTCGCGTTTATCCGATCACCACAAATCGGACAGCCATTGTCGGTTCCTGCTGCCATGCTTTCCAGATTACTGAATATTCAATTGATTTAATGTATTTTTCGGGTGAAATTTGAGCCAGTTCAAATGTTTAtaggaaatattaaatttaacaaGTTAGCTCCACGAGCTAATAAGACCCTATGACTTTTCAGAATTGCATGTATTACAAAAGAGTATATCTAACAAAAAGCTGCGTATTCTGAAtcataaattgtatttgtaaatcacAGGATACACATGAATATTAGCAATGACAAACATTATAAGCACTACCGTAAGTATTTTATTAAGACCTCGACAGCCACGTGAATTTCATTTCAACATATACATATCATTTACTTTATTCAagcagaaattattattaactgcgttaccaaaaaattaccatttAATGGTATTTagtttattctaataatttttaaacaatttggtAGCATCAGTTATTTGCGTAAATTGtgaatttcatatttttgtattaattttgtgtattaaaaaaaaatagagcttctattaacatttataattattaaaattatataagtaAAAAATTtcggatagaaaatatcataagaattatttggtataataaaaatacatattaTCGTAATCGTTAATCAACAATAGTACAacgataataatatatattttgttattaaGTCATAAATTTGTAAATGaaagtaaaattaaataattgtgTGAACACAGATTATACATAGACTATACATACCTTATGTACAGTTGGTATCAAATTTATTgcacaaaattaaaataaaatatagtaCACTTTTCGTTTGCAACAAATGTTTTATTAGCTTTTCATTTTTCCAAATGAAAACATGAAGTTAATAAGTAGAAAAGCATGGAACTTCTGCTACTGAAGATCAAGTCTGAGACGGTCGTCGTCTGCGCACATCCGATTTAATTATAGACACGGTACACTTGCGTAGACGTTTCTATTTCCGGCAAATAAAATTACGTGAAATTCTCTCTGAAAAAAAGTATAAATGTAACTCAACTAAttataataaacaatttattgtCCATAAGCGTACTTTTCATGTCCAAAGAAACAATTTATCGAACGGTAAATGAAATTTGTGCATATTACATAAATCGTCATCGCCCATGTTAACATTAAATGTCGATAGAAGAATACATCGTGGAAAAAAGATAATCTTCTCAATGGTTTGTATGTATTTATGATAAACTCAGCACCCTTCGACGCTAATTCTAAAGATAATACGGACTCCATATTTACAAACATCTGATATAATGGATATGCATAATGGTATTCAGTTATTAGATATTAAATCTATCAGATGTGCGTGTACGTGtaaagaaatacaaaaatatttaaaatacaataaatatcGACTAACAGTCGGACTGaacctattacaaaataatcacataaatattaatatatataaattcataACTGTTACATTATTCCTTTACTATTCTCGCATTAATTACATGATTAATAGTACGATATTAAGAGCCTCgagttaaaataataataaattccaCTAAGAACTCTAACTGTAGCAAATATAAATGTAATGAGTCATTTTGCAATTAGCCTCTTATCGACTATTAGTTGTCAAAGAATGTAAACTGTTTACTTCTCCTACGTTATTTAAATTGCGTAAAAGAGAGACAAACCTTACTATGCTCGAATTACATACATGTACAAAcattagatatacatatatacatgtgtGTATTCGCACATCCTATCAGTTTGTAAACATTCAATGATAAGTCTGATCATGGCCGTCGTGTAATCACTAACATTTTGGTCGCTGGTCATCCCTACTATTTCATACAGATTTTTCAAAGGCAATTAAAAGTGACTGACAATGATCAGACGAACATAATCTCTGCCAAGTAGATTCGAGACTTAAAGTTAGTACATAACTCGTACTTCGTttacataaaaaatatatacatatataaattaaaagtaTAAAAGCTATCGATTTTTCTACTTGGTACCACTCTGCTCTATTTCTCTATTTCGCCAAACCTTATAATAAAACTTTtagaataaaataatacaaaaattgttcaccaaaatattgtttacattgctCTCCAATGAGTCGTCGCAAAATTGAGTAATGTATAATTGATATCCTAACACAACCTTACACTAAACTTGTACCCAATTTACTAACAAAAATAATTCTAGGGCACTACAGTAAATACAAAACTCGTTAACGTTGTATAAAATCGTCACATTTAATCAATATTAAATCTTTCCTACTTAGAAACCATAAGAGATATAACATCATATAGTCAATTTGTTTAACGCTATATCTATACACAGAGGAACATTTTGTCCCATTATAACACAAAAATACATACTCTAAAATATGAATCAAACAAGATAAATTAAAGCCAACATGGAACTGATGATAAACTCTGGACTAAAACAACGCTTTAATCTACTAAAATTTACTTTGGAAGGCCACAATAtaatctaaatgaattattaggTTATGATGACCATTTGATGAATAGTACAAAAATCTAGATAAACCACAGAAAGCCCTTTCGGTGTCAGCCAGAACACTAGTCTGTAACTTTCGTAAAATCAATACTTAAAGGTAATTGATTTTCATTTATCTACTAATGAAATTTATGTTCTCAAACTTATTATCAAACCAATATAAAATTGGTATAACGATTAGTGTTCTTTCTTTTTGTTACTTTTAACATTACCACTTACATTACGCGACGATTTACGGAAGAAAGTAGAAGATTGCACCAAGTGCCAAATATCTTTTCCTGTACCTGCTAGATTACAAATGATCAGAGACGGCGATTCATATTCATTTGGAACAATACCATCAACAGAAGattcgaaaaaactaaacagTGGAAACCATATTCTGGTTCTGTTCGAATCGCGTTGCATCAAAGCTTGATTATTTGCTAATGTATGGTAATAGAGAAACAGTCGAGAAGTAATATAAAAAGCTACAAAAACATCAATGGAGTAATGCTCATGCGCTGCTAAGATAAAAAATATACCAAACATATTGAGCATCCATGTAAAGGTATGTAAAAAGTACAATTGCGCTGGTGTatctgtaaataaaatatttattgaatGTAACTTCTATCTCGTAAATAGATTTTCCTTAAACTTTAATACTCACATTCTGTAATGAAAAAATTTAACATAGTGAGAGCAACAGTATGGCCACTAAACATATAATCACCACAGGTTCTAACACCTTGAATAGACATGCCAGCTCCACGCCATATTACATAAGCCATAGCAATCTTATTGTAGAGATCAACATATGCAGaactattaaataaaaataattatacacaATCGGTTTAGTAATGCTTATTCAAAACAATAAACTATTACCTTGACCAATCATCAGAAACTGATCGTGGCTGACACTGCAGATGTGCACCTGGCACTGACAACGAAGTAATAAGCATTGTAACACATCTTAACAAAAAGACTGTACCAGATAAAGCAAAGAATCTTCGTAATAAAATAAATCTGTAAAATATGTGATTatcttatatatacatattaatccTCATAACGTACAGAAATATTGAAAGATTTTTACCTGTACttatgaaaaattaatacaattaGCCATATTGCGAACAGTATAGTTCCTGTGACTTCGCACATGTCAAATGCCCAAGGAATATGTGGCACATTATCTAAAAATATATCAGGTAGTGGAGGATACTTTTTCATGTCTGGCACTCTATCATGGACAATGACCATCACAAAAGCAGTGATCCatgtaacaataaataaatatgccaAACTAATAAAAGCTTTCCAAATTTCAGGTGGCAAATGTGATGCGTGACCATCTTCCGATACAGATGCAGAATAAAACTCATTTTCTATAGAACCTTCACTAGTTAATCCATTACTAGGTACCTGTAAGGAATATATAATATCcatgttaatatttcttttgtatATAATCGCACATTTCATAATTTTAAGTGaaacacataaataaaaaatcttaCTTCTTGTTTGTGATGATTATAAAATGTTGGCGAAGGAAATAAGTCAACATATCCCAACTCAAACAATGCTGCCATGTTTTCTCTTTTCAATTGGTTTATACTAATATATAATCTTTTTATATCACCAAGTTTCTTTATACACATGCGTTCCGACTTTAAGTCTTC includes:
- the Smyda-5 gene encoding SET and MYND domain containing, arthropod-specific, member 5, with the protein product MAAGTDNGCPICGDRINATLRCSSCKQQVYCSKDHQRQDWPNHRSVCQAWEIHENSELGRHLLASRDLSPGDLIVTESPLVWGPALHMDQRVCVGCGKKCTSADSRCYICLWPACESDCPGLRDKHRHGQECSLLVKAKIVPRCEVLLVIRMCILWMKKSKHWTALEKLQSHEESRGEGTIAYDEVMKVSHHIQRLLSEKPECKDVIGKICGLIDVNALETNPPEGSVAIYETACLLEHSCLANTRHTFKIDDKGRPRITVSALCSIKKGEHLSTMYTHALWATFTRRAHLRDTKYFSCHCKRCSDPTELGTHLGTLICPQDNSFILPKHPLDFDSEWKCQSCPGTLTVAEVTEFIGKLEDDVDDAMSKATKGSLNELLSRLTTLLHPNHQLCISVSHSLIQLLPRSDPRKIELCKRIIETTKILDPYGARLSLYTAVTLRELSNCPGQNRKSLSLEAIALLQTEPPSSPGGKLRTLIEVEM
- the Smsr gene encoding sphingomyelin synthase related, whose product is MPGKNIADWTQNDVASWLDEIGYEKFSCIFLEQEIDGRALLTLKEEDLKSERMCIKKLGDIKRLYISINQLKRENMAALFELGYVDLFPSPTFYNHHKQEVPSNGLTSEGSIENEFYSASVSEDGHASHLPPEIWKAFISLAYLFIVTWITAFVMVIVHDRVPDMKKYPPLPDIFLDNVPHIPWAFDMCEVTGTILFAIWLIVLIFHKYRFILLRRFFALSGTVFLLRCVTMLITSLSVPGAHLQCQPRSVSDDWSSSAYVDLYNKIAMAYVIWRGAGMSIQGVRTCGDYMFSGHTVALTMLNFFITEYTPAQLYFLHTFTWMLNMFGIFFILAAHEHYSIDVFVAFYITSRLFLYYHTLANNQALMQRDSNRTRIWFPLFSFFESSVDGIVPNEYESPSLIICNLAGTGKDIWHLVQSSTFFRKSSRNVSGNVKSNKKKEH